DNA sequence from the Vicia villosa cultivar HV-30 ecotype Madison, WI linkage group LG3, Vvil1.0, whole genome shotgun sequence genome:
gtatttgatattttttatattaatttttttaatattattagtgaATAACAATTTAGTTAAGggtatattagtaattatatttctcttttatatgaaataaaaaattaaatatattaactatcatttttaataaatgtaatattttttttaacttgtcGGAatattagttatatatatatttttttaataaatgtaatATTCGTAATTTTTactctaactttttttttttttggcttttataccaccggtttagtccggttcgggggcgagttctgacatcaagtggttccatccccctcccgatcgcagttgcgggggatcgaaccgtggttctccctaccaagtccagcgccaatcaccactggaccaactaacgattgttAATTTTTACTCTAACTTTGAATACCATACtttttacaaagaaaaaaaaattagagcAATGTCATTTAAAACCTTTAGTAATTTGTTATTTAGAATGATTGAttgtataaataaatttaaattgacTTTAAAGATCAATTAAGccttatttaaaacaaataagaaGTCAGTTATTATTTTACATCCCTGTCtataaataaaagaggattttgaTGCAAATCATATCCAAAATtcaaactaattaaaaataaatattattttatattttaataaattaaaacaatattatgatacaaaatttatattttgacTTGTAATGAAATTCACATTGAGTAGTAAATAAAATTtactattataaaaaataaaataaaaataagatttaCAGAATAATGgttaattttaagaaaaaatttaaattttaaaacaaaatcaattttccaaaaaTAGAAAGCATTCTATAGCTTTTTTACAAGTAAAATATTCTTAAGCTTTGTCTATTTTCTAAAATgtatttcaatatttttataaagtTTAAGAAATAGAAGGTACTCATAATCCATTATTTCCCTCTAATTactactttttataaaaaaaaaaacttttaaattcATTAAACAAACAATATATTTGatcaaacaaatatttattaattataaaacaattattttttattttatattggaAATAAATAGAGTATCGCTTATATGCAATTGAATATACTAATTCCTTGAGGGTAATTTTAAGtactataatatatttaaaatttaaaatctttAAAGAACATTTCTTTAAATGGTTTTAATGATGTAATGATTAGGTTGATTGACCGTTTAAATAATATTTACACAATACATTaattctaaattaaaataaaataataagttgCTGATTTGTAACCATTTAAAGGTAACATCCATGCCTATAAATTGAAGAGGCTTCAGATACAGATCATCACAACCAAAACTCATTAGAAAAACCAAAGCTATATCCATTCATATTGAAATCAAGATGTCGAGCCAGAAAACAGTTTCTGCAATATTAGTTTTGTGCATGATAATGACAACAACATTACATGCAAGTGAAATCGATGACGTTTCATGTCCTGAGGCTATTTCAAATCTATTGCCATGTCTAACTTTTCTAACAGGGTTTCTTCCACCAACACCATCTGCTGAGTGTTGCACTGGAGCTACTAATTTGTTCAATAAGGCTAACACAACTCCTATTTTGAGAAGTGTCTGCCAATGTCTCAAAGATGCTTCTACTAGGTTTGGAGTTAAACCAGACAGGGCTGCTCAACTTCCACCACTTTGTCACATTAATTTGTCTTTTCAAATTAGTCCTTCGGTTGATTGTAGCAAGTATGTTGTTTCTATTGCCttttcttattaattaatttatactcacaaaaaatatttgtttttaattattattctaatttatttgttttaattatgtcCAGGATTCAATGATTAGTGAAGAAGACTTAAAGAACTACATGGAagagtttttattttgttgataatCTAGAATGAAGATTAAGATTATATCAATAAGCAATgtgaaaaattatttagttttaatcaaatttataaataaaaaataaaatctatttttaagtgTTTATTGCTTGATGTTTGGTAAGTAGAAAGTATGTTATTTAAGGAAACTTATTATAAAAAAGTATTAAATAAAGTGAGTtcaaattttgtaaataaaattaaaataatatattgctGAATAGTGTTATAAAGGTTCATGGTAAATATAATATGAgattaaagatagtgcactgacagtgtaaaaaagtttacactgtcatccaatagaaacaaatcgttttgccatgtcatataagtttttttaaaattacagtctgatTTGTCCTAattcatggtcgtgattggttgacagtgtaaaatttttttacactgtcagtccatcatccattttctcatataatattaacaatattttattcattaaaaattaatttgttaatGAAAAGGTTGGTTTATCTATGTTAAAGATTATGCAAATAtattaaactttaatttttttttaaaaaagcaaACGAAGAGAAAAGGGAGTAGGAATGACAATTGGACGGATTAGAGATAGTTTTTATCTTctccaaattcaaattaaatttttgaacaatttccatctcttgccccGATTTCTaatggaaatgaaaaataaaaacctaaaccaacTCTAAATAAATTCGAGTATTTCCGTCTCACCATTattcatataataaaataaattttttcaataaaaatatttattcttttcaacatgaaattctattacaaattaaaaataaaacaatttcaattttttttaaagaaattaaaatgataCATTAAGTACCAAAAAACCCTTCCATTATTTATATTCCTAGAAGTTTAAACTCTGCTGCCAATAATATTGTTGGAGCTGGGCATAGAGAAGGAGATTGTATGTGGTTGGGGACTTATCCCACCATGAATGTTGCTGTTCTTTCCAaccaaaataaaagttaaataaacAACTTGAATTAAAAACCGCAACAACGAACACGAATAACATAATagatacaaatcaaaatatttaaacTTTGACAACATATTTAATGTTCTAAATGATCAAAACTAATCAACAAACTATGTAATGAAATAAACGGATGGGGTGCGTATTAGTGTCCCATTATTTGACACGTTCTCATAATTTGTAAGTAGAGAAAACCCAAACTTAGTCAAAGCAGATTTTCTTTGTCAAATTCGGCGCGGACTTAGTTGAATGAATACCTATATGTATGGATTATATTGTCATGCACTGTAGCTAACAAGAGAATTTCAGGAGAAGGCACAAGGAGTATCGAAACAAAGATCAaagtcaagaacaacaacaagaaaaacCTCTAGGTA
Encoded proteins:
- the LOC131659129 gene encoding non-specific lipid-transfer protein 1-like translates to MSSQKTVSAILVLCMIMTTTLHASEIDDVSCPEAISNLLPCLTFLTGFLPPTPSAECCTGATNLFNKANTTPILRSVCQCLKDASTRFGVKPDRAAQLPPLCHINLSFQISPSVDCSKIQ